In one window of Zingiber officinale cultivar Zhangliang chromosome 11A, Zo_v1.1, whole genome shotgun sequence DNA:
- the LOC122032019 gene encoding DNA-directed RNA polymerase 2B, chloroplastic/mitochondrial-like — translation MWRNIARTGLRSSRDPRFFGRRSDTLPSVSGFLGSSPNSILPDKSKSFNSPVAARFLDAEFRQSGEGLPYLFQTNSSILGPCGLISDSRSFASVAEAVSSTDLGETETVSSTDADEDASTSEEVECLFELKNSDIRRGKGKEGGVGSEIKLNQQFQYAPRKVAGMSAARHTALRRRQIKIETEAWEQAAKEYQELLMDMCDRKLAPNLPYVKSLFLGWFEPFRDQVASEQEKTKDIKSRLPHAPFFNHLPADMMAVITMHKLMSLLMVSSGGGSAPIVKAACNVGEAIEQEVRIHRFLEKMKKKDDKEKTTEEAEGDDTVSKDPEFLWKKVNILLKQQRPHQIGRILKCQDDWKPWGQIAQAKVGSRLIELLMETAYVQPPASQSADNNLDIRPAFRHTRKAIIKEETKLRRVYGVIVCDPLVRQGLDKTPRHMVMPYMPMLVPPVNWTGYAKGGHLFLSSYIMRTHGARQQREAIKRAPRQQMQAVFEALDTLGSTKWRINKRVLSIVERIWSSGGCIADLVDREDIPLPEKPDTEDETELRNWKWKIRSIRKENNERHSRRCDVELKLAVARKMKDEEGFYYPHNLDFRGRAYPMHPHLNHLGSDLCRGILEFAEGRPLGKSGLRWLKIHLANLYAGGVDKLSYDGRLAFTESHLEDIFDSADRPLEGERWWLGAEGPLQCLAVCINLAEALRSSSPETTISHISVHQDGSCNGLQHYAALGRDKVDSQFINYNSIPVLDL, via the exons ATGTGGCGTAACATTGCAAGAACGGGACTTCGATCCTCTCGAGACCCCAGATTCTTTGGTAGGCGGTCGGACACGCTCCCTTCTGTCTCGGGCTTTCTCGGTTCCTCTCCAAATTCAATTCTTCCTGATAAAAGTAAGTCCTTTAACTCGCCGGTTGCTGCTCGATTCTTGGACGCCGAGTTCCGACAGAGTGGAGAGGGTTTGCCGTATCTATTTCAAACGAATTCGTCAATTTTGGGGCCATGTGGGCTTATTTCGGATTCCAGGAGCTTCGCCAGCGTCGCGGAAGCTGTATCTTCCACTGATTTGGGTGAGACGGAGACTGTCTCTTCTACCGATGCTGATGAAGATGCCTCTACAAGTGAGGAGGTGGAGTGCTTGTTTGAGTTGAAGAATAGCGACATCAGACGAGGTAAGGGCAAGGAGGGCGGGGTTGGTTCTGAGATTAAGCTAAACCAGCAGTTTCAGTACGCACCAAGGAAGGTAGCAGGAATGAGTGCAGCCAGACATACAGCTCTGCGTCGGAGACAAATAAAGATAGAGACTGAAGCTTGGGAGCAGGCGGCAAAAGAGTATCAGGAACTCTTGATGGATATGTGTGACAGAAAGCTTGCCCCGAATTTGCCATACGTTAAGTCCTTGTTCTTGGGCTGGTTTGAGCCATTCAGAGATCAGGTAGCTTCAGAGCAGGAGAAGACTAAGGATATCAAATCTAGGCTACCACATGCTCCATTCTTCAATCATCTTCCTGCAGACATGATGGCAGTCATCACTATGCACAAGCTTATGAGTCTTCTAATGGTTAGCAGCGGAGGTGGGAGTGCTCCCATAGTTAAGGCTGCATGCAATGTTGGGGAGGCCATTGAGCAGGAG GTTAGAATTCACAGGTTTTTAGAGAAGATGAAAAAGAAGGATGACAAGGAAAAGACAACTGAAGAAGCGGAAGGTGATGACACCGTGTCAAAGGATCCAGAGTTTTTGTGGAAGAAGGTAAATATTTTGTTGAAGCAGCAGAGGCCTCATCAAATAGGGAGGATCCTCAAGTGCCAAGATGACTGGAAACCTTGGGGTCAAATAGCCCAGGCCaag GTTGGGAGTCGTTTGATTGAACTATTAATGGAGACAGCTTATGTACAACCTCCTGCTAGCCAGTCAGCGGACAATAATCTAGATATTCGACCTGCATTCAGACACACCCGTAAAGCTATTATAAAAGAAGAAAC GAAGCTCAGGCGAGTTTATGGGGTTATCGTATGTGATCCACTAGTTCGTCAAGGATTAGACAAGACA CCAAGACACATGGTCATGCCTTACATGCCTATGTTGGTGCCTCCAGTAAATTGGACAGG GTATGCCAAAGGAGGACATTTATTTCTATCATCTTATATAATGAGAACACATGGTGCAAGACAacaaagggaggcaattaaaagGGCTCCAAGACAGCAGATGCAAGCTGTTTTTGAG GCTCTGGACACACTTGGTAGTACCAAATGGCGGATAAACAAAAGGGTACTTAGTATTGTAGAAAGAATATGGTCTAGTGGAGGATGTATTGCTGACTTGGTTGACCGTGAAGAT ATCCCTCTTCCTGAGAAACCTGATACAGAAGATGAGACTGAACTTCGGAATTGGAAATGGAAAATCAGATCTATTAGGAAGGAAAATAATGAAAGACACTCTCGACGCTGTGATGTGGAACTTAAGCTCGCT GTAGCGAGAAAGATGAAAGATGAGGAGGGATTCTACTATCCACACAACTTGGACTTTAGAGGGCGTGCTTATCCAATGCACCCCCACCTAAACCATCTTGGTTCTGATTTATGCCGAGGAATTTTAGAGTTTGCAGAAGGAAGACCACTTGGAAAATCTGGGTTACGCTGGTTAAAGATTCATTTAGCAAATTTATATGCTGGTGGAGTGGACAAGTTGTCTTATGATGGCCGATTAGCATTTACTGAAAGTCATCTGGAGGATATATTTGACTCTGCAGATAGACCACTTGAGGGTGAGCGTTGGTGGTTAGGTGCTGAAGGCCCATTGCAATGCCTAGCAGTTTGTATTAATCTTGCTGAGGCATTAAGAAGCTCTTCTCCTGAAACTACAATTTCACACATATCCGTACATCAG